One Pontibacillus yanchengensis DNA window includes the following coding sequences:
- a CDS encoding ABC transporter permease translates to MNKTLLLFKTMVKMHFSMVGKDDKFKINVFIISLALIPIGIMWMFLLNTIISSLYQVLEPTGHESFIIAIGLILTGILLLFTSIPSILSSFYFAEDIEDYLAMPFHPYQLVIGKSLAPLLTVYGISAVVILPILFFYGLAYGSGILFALNGFLTFIFFPLIPFILSALMVMVLMRYANISKNKDRTKFVAGMFSLFMIVGFNVIIRMNQDTDQLSQGLGKWLEQQDQLLWNVTKFIPNVYAATKALEVDVWWHSVLFLVLFLLITVIAITLFIVFGQRFYYQGVLGISGGGKGKKVEDIESRTSSRSILWSYTTKELKTIIRTPAFFMNCVINSLFAPFFIFIMMFIDEDIGAMASTLQSIAPKSILLALFLFSIFVLGTNPTATSAISREGSNWFTNLYMPIQPKTILYGKLLAAWIVESVSIVLLLILFGFVINVPIFVLILWLILVVGASWISNLIGVFIDIHNPKLKWNDEQQVFKSRFAPLQSLLILFFGFGTLVLFLWFLPFVTNVWITFLILGIVIGTSIYFTQRKLIQTVDTQFIHIMEKQ, encoded by the coding sequence ATGAATAAGACACTTCTATTATTTAAAACGATGGTAAAGATGCATTTTTCCATGGTTGGGAAAGATGATAAGTTCAAAATAAATGTGTTCATTATTAGCCTTGCCCTGATTCCAATCGGTATTATGTGGATGTTTTTGTTGAATACAATTATATCCTCCTTATACCAAGTGTTAGAACCAACAGGTCATGAATCGTTCATTATCGCAATCGGACTTATTCTGACTGGCATTCTTTTACTATTCACAAGCATTCCATCTATTCTTTCTTCCTTTTACTTTGCAGAGGATATAGAAGATTACTTAGCCATGCCGTTTCACCCATATCAGCTCGTAATCGGCAAGTCATTAGCACCATTGCTTACGGTTTATGGGATATCTGCCGTTGTCATACTTCCGATTCTATTTTTCTATGGCTTAGCTTACGGAAGTGGCATTTTATTTGCTTTAAACGGATTTCTAACATTTATCTTTTTTCCGCTGATTCCATTTATCTTATCAGCATTAATGGTGATGGTTCTCATGCGGTATGCCAATATATCTAAGAATAAAGATCGAACCAAGTTTGTTGCTGGTATGTTCTCATTATTCATGATTGTAGGGTTCAATGTTATCATTCGTATGAACCAGGATACAGACCAGCTTTCCCAAGGCTTAGGAAAATGGCTTGAGCAACAGGATCAACTATTATGGAATGTAACAAAATTCATCCCAAATGTTTATGCAGCAACTAAGGCTCTTGAAGTGGATGTATGGTGGCATAGTGTACTTTTTCTCGTCCTATTCTTACTCATTACAGTTATTGCGATTACCCTATTTATCGTTTTTGGGCAACGTTTTTATTATCAGGGTGTACTTGGTATTAGCGGTGGTGGGAAAGGAAAAAAGGTTGAGGATATAGAATCCAGAACATCATCGCGTTCTATACTATGGTCTTATACAACCAAAGAACTGAAAACGATTATACGTACCCCGGCATTCTTTATGAACTGTGTGATCAATAGTTTATTTGCACCTTTTTTCATTTTTATTATGATGTTCATCGATGAAGACATCGGGGCTATGGCTAGCACCTTGCAAAGCATTGCTCCAAAGAGCATCCTATTAGCTTTATTTTTATTTTCTATATTTGTATTAGGTACAAATCCAACAGCTACATCAGCAATTTCTCGTGAAGGTTCGAACTGGTTTACCAACTTATATATGCCAATCCAACCGAAAACCATTCTCTATGGAAAATTATTAGCTGCATGGATTGTAGAATCCGTTTCCATTGTTTTGTTACTTATTCTCTTTGGGTTCGTGATCAACGTTCCTATTTTCGTACTTATTCTTTGGTTGATTCTCGTGGTAGGCGCTAGTTGGATCAGTAATTTAATCGGAGTGTTTATCGATATTCATAATCCGAAGTTAAAATGGAACGATGAACAACAAGTATTTAAATCAAGATTCGCTCCATTACAAAGTCTACTCATTCTGTTTTTCGGTTTCGGAACACTAGTGTTATTTTTATGGTTCCTTCCTTTCGTGACGAATGTATGGATAACTTTCCTGATCCTTGGTATTGTAATCGGAACTTCCATTTATTTCACCCAGCGAAAATTAATTCAGACAGTTGATACACAATTCATTCATATTATGGAAAAGCAATAA
- a CDS encoding GNAT family N-acetyltransferase: MIDYKRLDATDAEAYWNLRLEALQQDPSAFLTTYEDAIKREKPIESTAERLSNESNYNIGAYQEGDLQGVATLVPESQQGLDHIGNVFAMYITPSARGNGIGKELIQKCIEYGRHIGLEQLQLTVVATNEPGIALYSSCGFEEYGYKKQAIKRGEGQYIDELLMDIFL, encoded by the coding sequence TTGATAGACTATAAAAGACTTGATGCAACAGATGCAGAGGCGTATTGGAATTTACGTTTAGAAGCACTTCAGCAAGATCCTAGCGCTTTTCTTACTACCTACGAAGATGCAATAAAAAGAGAAAAACCAATTGAGAGTACAGCGGAACGGTTAAGCAACGAAAGCAATTACAATATTGGCGCTTACCAAGAAGGTGACCTACAAGGAGTTGCTACTCTAGTCCCTGAATCACAGCAAGGACTTGATCATATAGGGAATGTATTCGCCATGTATATAACCCCTTCTGCAAGAGGGAATGGCATCGGCAAGGAGCTCATTCAAAAATGCATCGAATACGGTAGGCACATTGGCCTTGAACAACTGCAACTCACAGTAGTAGCAACAAACGAACCAGGCATAGCTTTATATTCATCTTGTGGTTTCGAGGAATATGGATACAAAAAACAAGCTATCAAACGTGGGGAAGGACAATATATAGATGAATTATTAATGGACATCTTTCTATAA
- a CDS encoding cobalamin-binding protein, translating to MRLVSICPSNTELVAYLGLMDQLVGVDQWSDWPEEVKDLPQLGPDLSIDMDEVEKLKPDLVLASLSVPGMEKNIDELNKRNLPYIILNPNSLEDIAKDLLKVGEHTGVSERADRVVNQFRNLIQEYEELAETIEDKPRVYWEWWPKPIFTPGGTNWLTEITRLAGAENVYSHKNQASIQTEWDEVLGKNPDVICMAWVGVAEKKMKPELIQKRPGWEQMRAVRHNRIYPLEEALFCRPSPRLLYGLQKLAYLLHPTVYPNVEEEDPIQFSLK from the coding sequence ATGAGATTAGTATCTATTTGTCCTAGTAACACAGAGCTGGTTGCATACCTTGGGTTAATGGATCAACTCGTAGGGGTAGACCAGTGGTCAGATTGGCCAGAAGAAGTGAAGGATTTACCACAATTAGGTCCTGATTTATCCATAGATATGGATGAAGTGGAGAAGCTTAAGCCTGACCTTGTATTGGCTTCATTAAGTGTGCCTGGTATGGAGAAGAACATAGATGAACTAAATAAGCGTAACCTTCCTTATATCATCTTAAATCCAAATTCACTAGAGGATATTGCAAAAGACTTGCTAAAAGTTGGCGAACATACGGGTGTTTCTGAACGTGCTGACCGTGTTGTAAACCAGTTTCGTAATCTAATTCAAGAATATGAGGAACTAGCTGAAACAATAGAGGATAAACCAAGAGTGTATTGGGAATGGTGGCCAAAGCCGATTTTTACTCCTGGAGGAACGAATTGGCTTACGGAAATTACCCGCCTTGCTGGGGCTGAAAATGTGTATAGCCATAAGAATCAAGCTAGCATACAGACAGAGTGGGATGAAGTACTGGGAAAAAATCCTGATGTGATATGTATGGCTTGGGTTGGAGTAGCGGAGAAGAAGATGAAACCTGAACTGATACAGAAACGACCAGGTTGGGAACAAATGAGAGCCGTTCGCCACAATCGAATTTATCCTTTAGAAGAAGCGCTATTTTGTCGTCCTTCACCAAGACTTCTGTATGGGTTGCAAAAATTAGCTTATCTGCTTCATCCAACCGTTTATCCAAATGTGGAAGAAGAGGACCCTATTCAATTTTCGTTAAAATAA
- a CDS encoding ABC transporter ATP-binding protein has translation MIQFQHVTKSYSGDKKAVDQLSLTIPDGKIFGFLGPNGAGKSTTIKMLTGILPIDEGTITINSFDISKYPLEAKKTFGYVPDSPNMFLRLKGIEYLNFIGDVYDIPTDQRKEKIEYLTKEFGIYDVLNDAIQTYSHGMRQKIIVSGVLLHDPDVWILDEPLTGLDPKSSYKLKEMMREHARKGKTVFFSTHVLEVVEQLCDEVAIINNGKLEFTGKMDDMREKFSTEGSLEQLFLELTNHE, from the coding sequence ATGATTCAGTTTCAACATGTAACAAAAAGCTATTCAGGTGATAAAAAAGCAGTTGATCAGTTAAGCCTAACCATCCCAGACGGGAAAATATTTGGTTTCTTAGGTCCAAATGGAGCAGGTAAATCAACTACCATAAAAATGCTAACTGGTATCCTGCCTATAGATGAGGGAACCATTACAATCAACAGCTTTGATATCTCTAAATACCCCTTAGAAGCCAAGAAAACGTTTGGATACGTACCAGATAGTCCTAATATGTTTCTGAGATTAAAAGGGATTGAATATTTAAACTTTATCGGAGATGTGTATGATATTCCAACTGACCAACGCAAAGAAAAAATCGAATACCTTACGAAAGAATTTGGGATTTATGATGTGCTAAATGATGCCATTCAAACCTACTCACATGGCATGAGGCAAAAAATCATCGTCAGTGGTGTATTATTGCATGATCCAGATGTGTGGATTTTAGATGAGCCTTTAACTGGTTTAGATCCAAAATCGTCTTACAAATTGAAAGAGATGATGAGAGAGCATGCCAGAAAAGGGAAGACTGTTTTCTTTTCAACACACGTTCTTGAAGTTGTAGAACAATTGTGTGATGAAGTTGCTATTATCAACAATGGAAAACTTGAATTCACCGGAAAAATGGATGATATGCGTGAGAAGTTCAGTACAGAAGGGTCCCTTGAACAACTCTTCTTGGAGTTGACCAATCATGAATAA
- a CDS encoding long-chain-fatty-acid--CoA ligase has product MYLTLDQMFDLTVKKNANKEALVDLTKNKRLTFAEWQQEVNQLANALRAAGVEKGDRVSTFMFNTHELGTTLFACSRIGAIFNPINFRLEPKEVDFILKDAEPKVVIFEKVLEPVVASIQENHPEVSFWFIDAQSPAYAVNYHERVQQAPSSKPEIEVSEDDDYAIMYTSGTTGRPKGVVHRHRDMVEQSLATLAQLGLSEHDRGLVTAPMFHCAELHCCFLPRVHIGSTNVIMHHFDPKQVLATIQEEKISCFFAAPTMWNMLLQEDLSQFNLESLNVGLYGAAPMAPALVTACKEKLGIDLVQAYGMTEMGPAITFLGKEEQLSKAGSAGRACFNHEVRIIKTNESGLSGADDIAEPGEVGEIIVRGPSMMREYFKRPEATAEVLRDGWYFSGDLGFMDKEQYLYVADRVRDMVISGGENIYPREIEDLLHAHPDVLDVAVLGEPHEFWGESVVAVVVKKDESVTDKDLDDYCKASEELSNYKRPRRYVFVDELPRNASGKIQKFLLREQFKAGSMS; this is encoded by the coding sequence GTGTATTTAACATTGGATCAAATGTTTGACCTTACTGTTAAGAAAAATGCGAACAAAGAGGCCTTGGTTGATTTAACAAAGAATAAGCGCTTAACTTTTGCAGAATGGCAACAAGAAGTGAATCAATTAGCGAATGCGTTACGTGCAGCTGGTGTCGAAAAAGGAGATCGCGTTTCTACGTTTATGTTTAACACCCATGAACTAGGAACAACACTTTTTGCATGCTCCAGAATTGGAGCTATCTTTAATCCGATTAATTTCAGATTAGAGCCAAAAGAAGTCGATTTTATTTTGAAGGATGCAGAACCTAAGGTGGTTATATTTGAAAAAGTATTAGAGCCTGTTGTGGCTTCCATACAAGAAAACCATCCAGAGGTATCGTTTTGGTTTATTGATGCACAGTCTCCAGCCTATGCTGTGAATTATCATGAACGAGTACAACAAGCACCTTCCTCAAAACCTGAGATAGAGGTTAGTGAAGATGATGATTATGCAATTATGTACACAAGCGGTACGACTGGGCGACCAAAAGGAGTCGTGCACCGTCATAGAGATATGGTAGAACAAAGCCTTGCAACTTTAGCTCAGCTTGGACTATCAGAACATGACCGCGGATTAGTAACTGCCCCTATGTTTCACTGTGCAGAGTTACATTGCTGCTTTTTACCTCGAGTTCATATCGGCAGTACAAATGTTATTATGCACCACTTTGATCCAAAACAAGTACTCGCTACTATTCAAGAAGAGAAGATAAGTTGTTTCTTTGCAGCGCCAACAATGTGGAATATGCTTCTTCAAGAAGACTTATCTCAGTTTAACCTAGAGTCCTTAAATGTTGGATTATATGGAGCGGCTCCTATGGCACCTGCTTTGGTAACTGCATGTAAAGAGAAGCTAGGAATCGATTTAGTACAGGCGTATGGTATGACGGAAATGGGTCCAGCCATTACATTCTTAGGTAAAGAAGAGCAGCTTTCTAAAGCTGGATCAGCAGGACGTGCTTGTTTTAACCATGAAGTCCGAATCATTAAGACAAATGAATCAGGTTTATCAGGTGCTGATGATATCGCTGAGCCTGGTGAGGTTGGTGAAATCATTGTAAGAGGACCATCCATGATGAGGGAATATTTTAAACGACCTGAAGCTACAGCTGAAGTTTTACGGGATGGATGGTATTTCTCTGGTGATTTAGGTTTTATGGATAAAGAACAATATTTGTATGTAGCTGATCGTGTACGGGATATGGTTATTAGTGGTGGCGAAAACATCTATCCTCGTGAGATAGAAGATCTTCTACATGCTCACCCTGATGTGCTTGATGTTGCTGTACTGGGAGAACCTCATGAGTTTTGGGGGGAATCTGTAGTAGCGGTAGTCGTGAAGAAGGATGAAAGTGTGACAGACAAAGATTTAGATGATTACTGTAAAGCAAGCGAAGAGTTATCAAATTATAAACGACCGAGAAGATATGTCTTCGTAGATGAATTACCTCGTAATGCAAGTGGGAAAATTCAAAAGTTCTTGTTAAGGGAGCAGTTTAAAGCTGGATCCATGTCATAA
- a CDS encoding VOC family protein, which yields MKVQGFNHITINVSNLSQSLAFYVDLLGMDLIHKGNYDAYLEWGKAWVCLQERPSYSKLEQQHIGIDHVAFTVDEIGFHQATTYLIEQQVSITRGPIKRGGGWTINFLDPDGTVLELHSATLQDRMQVWE from the coding sequence ATGAAAGTTCAAGGGTTTAATCATATCACCATTAATGTGAGTAATTTAAGTCAGTCATTAGCTTTTTACGTGGATCTTTTAGGAATGGACCTTATTCATAAAGGAAACTATGATGCATATTTGGAGTGGGGAAAAGCATGGGTGTGTCTCCAGGAGCGTCCTTCTTATTCTAAATTAGAACAGCAACATATTGGAATTGATCATGTAGCGTTCACAGTCGATGAAATTGGTTTTCATCAGGCTACTACGTACTTGATAGAACAACAGGTTTCTATAACTCGTGGGCCTATTAAGCGGGGAGGAGGTTGGACAATCAATTTTTTGGATCCTGATGGTACTGTTTTGGAATTACATTCTGCTACATTACAGGATCGAATGCAGGTATGGGAATGA
- a CDS encoding universal stress protein, giving the protein MYKKILLAADGSDHATRAAHHAAHLATIEPDATITIVYVVDPASSKHEVIAEGRSSTYLEELRHERVRPVEEIVEQKGVSFDYKLLKGEPGPEIVHYANDEQYDVVVMGSRGLNTFQEVVLGSVSHKVAHGAKCPVMIVK; this is encoded by the coding sequence TTGTATAAAAAGATATTACTAGCTGCAGATGGTTCGGACCATGCTACACGTGCAGCACATCATGCTGCTCATCTAGCAACAATTGAGCCGGATGCAACGATTACCATCGTGTACGTTGTCGATCCAGCTTCCTCAAAGCATGAAGTTATTGCTGAGGGGCGTAGTAGTACGTACTTAGAAGAATTACGTCATGAACGAGTTCGTCCTGTAGAAGAAATTGTGGAACAAAAAGGAGTCTCCTTTGATTACAAACTCTTAAAGGGTGAGCCTGGTCCAGAGATTGTTCATTATGCAAATGATGAGCAATATGATGTTGTTGTTATGGGGAGCCGTGGATTGAATACATTTCAAGAAGTAGTGCTTGGCAGCGTTTCTCATAAAGTTGCACATGGAGCAAAGTGTCCTGTCATGATAGTTAAATAA
- a CDS encoding HD domain-containing protein, which produces MIIKDEIYGTFDIQEPVLEELVETNSIQRLKGIHQGGASYLVNENWNVTRFEHSVGVMLFIRRMGGTVEEQIAGLLHDVSHTAFSHVIDYVMQEEKEDYHERIFKEIVYQSNIPSIIKKHGYDVEPILDETNWRLLEQPLPDLCADRIDYTLRDMYHYQGLSIKGVEDFLQSLQFDGHVLYLTDIHIAEWFVRWFYCEVIDFFMHPLNVHGSQRLKELLKTALTKQVITMEDFLLQDEEVLELIRLKGDKDLHNMLTHLEEDVTVIEDKENYEFHQKNKLRYIDPLVLSQDNTLHHISKLSEEVKHETIKAKAQSEKGTYVRKVK; this is translated from the coding sequence GTGATTATTAAAGATGAAATTTATGGAACGTTTGATATCCAAGAGCCTGTCCTTGAGGAATTGGTTGAAACCAACTCAATACAACGACTGAAAGGAATTCATCAAGGAGGTGCGAGCTATCTAGTTAATGAGAATTGGAACGTTACTAGGTTTGAACACTCCGTTGGTGTAATGTTGTTTATTCGAAGAATGGGGGGCACTGTAGAAGAACAGATAGCAGGACTGCTACATGATGTATCACATACAGCATTTTCTCATGTTATTGATTATGTCATGCAGGAAGAAAAGGAAGATTACCATGAACGCATTTTTAAGGAAATAGTCTATCAATCTAATATTCCTTCTATAATCAAAAAACATGGATATGATGTAGAGCCTATTTTAGATGAAACAAATTGGCGCCTTTTAGAACAACCATTGCCAGATTTATGTGCTGACCGAATTGATTATACCTTACGAGATATGTATCACTATCAAGGACTAAGTATAAAGGGAGTAGAGGATTTCCTTCAAAGCTTACAGTTCGATGGTCATGTTTTATATCTAACCGATATTCATATAGCAGAGTGGTTTGTTCGATGGTTCTATTGCGAAGTCATAGATTTCTTTATGCATCCTCTCAATGTGCATGGTTCCCAACGTTTGAAAGAATTATTGAAAACAGCACTAACAAAGCAAGTCATCACTATGGAAGATTTTCTACTCCAGGATGAAGAAGTATTAGAGTTAATCCGTCTAAAAGGCGATAAGGACCTGCACAATATGCTAACACACCTAGAAGAAGATGTTACAGTCATAGAGGACAAGGAGAATTATGAGTTTCATCAAAAGAACAAATTACGCTACATCGATCCCCTTGTTTTGTCTCAAGATAATACACTTCATCATATTTCGAAATTAAGTGAAGAGGTGAAGCATGAGACGATCAAGGCGAAAGCCCAATCAGAGAAAGGCACATATGTACGTAAAGTAAAATAG
- a CDS encoding peptidase E yields MNIIAMGGGGFSQEPDNPRLDRYILNQSAQISPKICFIPTASGDSEDYIQRFYEFFEKENCEPTHLSLLQQTIADKEAFLLSQDIIYVGGGNTRNLIALWKEWGLDKILRKALQQEIILAGISAGAICWFEEGLSDSVPGEWSNVPALGYLHGSLCPHYDGESQRQFHYRSSIETGSMKPGYALDDGAALHFVGDTIHAAIASRPEATAYSVTVDNNKVIEKPYDMNYLSID; encoded by the coding sequence ATGAATATAATTGCTATGGGTGGTGGTGGATTTTCTCAAGAACCAGACAACCCTAGACTAGACCGCTATATACTTAACCAATCCGCCCAAATCAGTCCGAAGATATGCTTTATTCCAACTGCTAGTGGTGACTCAGAGGATTATATACAACGTTTCTATGAATTCTTTGAAAAGGAGAACTGTGAGCCTACTCACCTTTCTTTACTGCAACAAACCATTGCCGATAAAGAAGCTTTTTTGTTATCACAAGACATTATTTATGTAGGAGGAGGGAACACTCGAAATTTAATAGCGTTATGGAAAGAATGGGGCTTGGACAAAATCCTACGAAAAGCTTTACAGCAAGAGATTATATTGGCGGGAATTAGTGCTGGTGCTATTTGTTGGTTTGAGGAGGGCCTTTCTGACTCTGTTCCCGGGGAATGGTCAAACGTACCTGCTCTTGGCTATTTACATGGAAGCTTATGTCCTCACTACGATGGAGAATCACAAAGGCAATTTCACTACCGATCGTCCATTGAAACTGGTTCCATGAAGCCAGGCTATGCTCTGGATGATGGCGCAGCCCTTCACTTTGTTGGAGATACTATCCACGCCGCCATTGCTTCCCGACCAGAAGCAACTGCTTATTCTGTAACTGTTGATAATAATAAAGTTATTGAAAAACCATATGATATGAACTACTTATCTATAGATTAA